The Phragmites australis chromosome 1, lpPhrAust1.1, whole genome shotgun sequence genomic interval aagtgaccgggggtggaaaacgcagcgcacgcccggtcaccaatcaccataaacgccctggcaacggacgccgtaGACTAGGAAACAGCTAAATGCTAAACGGAGACTAGGAAACTTTTTTGACGTAGTCAACGTAATATAGGTATCAATTGTATGTCTTCTGTTTGTAAAATTATAATAGATAGACTTTTGACTTTATAATTTCAGCATGAATGTGTTGGGAACAGCTATGAAAGTATATGACGATCCAATGATTTTTACGGAACTCTATTAGTGCTGATTTTATCCCGATCAATTTAGATATGTCTGCCTACCGGCCGGATGCACGATTGGCTGACGGCATTTTTCTAGCCAGTACTGGCAGCCTGGTCAAAGTCTCCTATACTCTGCTTAATGCGGAGTCATTGGAGCTGACCGTGATAGGCCCGCCGGTTTGCATAGCATGGAAGAAGGAATCCCATCGGAATTCGAAGAGGATGCCAACATCATGCGCGTTGGTTTGCATCATAGACACCGGTAGCTGGTCCGTACAGTTCGCGAGGAAGAGCAGCTCGGTGTAGGAGACTAGGAGATTCGAGCTAGCAACTGCCGTGGCCGTGAGGGAGGGTGCACCACAGTGGCCAGGTCAAGTGTTcagtctcccccccccccccagtggTCCATCTAATTtgattctttttttccaaatgaACTCGGGGCCTAGTTCCTACTGAAATTAAAGTATATGTTAATTTTGTCTTAAAATAGTGAGATGTTATATTTTGACCATTTAGATTTCCAAGACCATCAGAATTcgtctttctctttttttaataaaaaaacagaAGTACAAATTTTGGTTGATTGTTCTAGATTTTCATTTTAGAAGCAACTGTCGTGGCTGTGCGGGAGCCTGGAGGTTCGCCAGAGTTGGCTAGGTCCAAGTCTTTTAAGTCGCATGGGACCTATGAAGGGGACACGCGAAAGCTAGATAATGAAGCAGGTGAAGGTGAGCCCACCCTCTTGTTTCCGCGGAGAACACTGTTGAGGCCCCGGAACCGGAAGGTAAGAAGAAATGGACCGAACGCGTTTACCCAAGGAAAATGATTATGGCACTACGTGGTCAATGGGAGCACCACAATGCTGCCAACTAAGTCAATGTCACCGCCTCAATTGGGCATGAACGCCACGCCGCATGATGCAAATGGACTCACCGGCGCATGTCGACCCCGCTCGCGCTCGCAGCCTACCGTCGGGGCAGAGGCACGCGAATGCCACGGCGTCGTTGTCGTACCGGCACTCCCCGCCGGTCGCGATGCAGGCGGCGCAGTTGCCGATGGTATCCGTCTCCCACTCCAGGACGAACCCGTCCTTCAGGAGCCGGGTGTAGCTGGCCGCCGTCAtgaccgccgcctccgcccTGAGCACAGGCATGTACGTGTACGAGCACCGGCCCGTCGCGATCGGCGGTGGGCTGTCCCAGTAGTAGCTCCCCCCGAGGTACGCGAAAATGGGAGTACTGCAGTTGGAGGTGACGTTCACGTAACCGCGCCCGTGCGGTTCCGTGCCGTTGCAGTTGTAGAGGAAGCACAGGGCCCGGTTCCGGCGGCTAATCGTGAACGGGCTGAGCGCGATGCTGGACGACATGTTGAAGTCGGTGCGGCACACGCCGTTGACGGCGGAGACCCTGGTGTGGGAGACGATGAAGGAGTTGTTGGCGTAGTCGATGCCGAGGACGTGGATGGCGGAGCTCCTCAAGGCAGCCACGCTGCCGTCGTCGCTACACAAGATCTGGAAGGCCGGGTGACCACAGGATGATGAGTACGTATTACTGCTGTGCCATGATTTTCGGTAGATGATGACGCATTGGCAAGTTTCAATTGGGTTATGGTTCATACGTTATGTTCTGAAAAATGATACTCTGAAATCTGAATTTTGTTTTCCCTAGCGGCAATTTATTCTGTTGATTCAACATGTAAACTACAACCTTAATTGTATATATATCAGGACTCAGAGGAAGGATGCACCGATAACCTACAAAACTCAAGGCAATCATGTACGCCTCGTTTCGTCCATGCTACTGAGACCTCGATCAACCCCAATCACCCTTTAGTTCGACATGCCTCTACGTTCATCTTGGCTTCAGACCCCTTACTCAAAAAGCACGGCTAAGAATCTGAATAACACAGCCTGTCGATATGTACTATATTAACCTCTTCTCCTTTTGGAGAGTTTGTCAAAATATACTATGTTAATCTCACCTCCTGTTGGAAGGATTCTAATCTGATACATACAGTGAAGAAATGAGCAATGAGCAATGAGCAATATATATGAAGTATTTTCTGTACTCCCGGGTGTGCATACTCCCTCTCTAATGgatgttcagaaaaaaaaaatatacatcttaaaaaatagtatatatatatatatatatatatcagaaagtattatatatatcttaaaaaatagtatatatttcaGTTATAACAGGATCAACTATGGATCGAATCGGGAGTGTAGTACATActatcactactatagaaataggcttatatgccgactcatcactgccggtttcttatgagccagcactgatggaatatcactatcggttcatattAAGGACTGGCACTAAAAGaccattcgaaaagaaccgacagtgaaaatcTACTAGCATCATTACCGGTTGGTGGctagagtcggcagtgatagtggatgacagtttattttaaaaaaattataacttttttatatgaaattggatagggacaaactttatatcaaaactgtagccctcgacgagatctacaactttatagttgaattttttttttcatttgatgtcatttagatatctaaataatcatttgaagttttagacagaagatgtcaaaaggattgcatatgctaatgatatcactagtacttctgtggtgggatggtaatgACGTATcgtgcgagctgagaggttccggGTTCGAGTGCTATGAACCGCACGCGCATGTATTTCAcgtgaaaaatcgtgtgacttgtgacttgtggcTTGCGACAACGCGGACGtgggggttcctcgggtgcaaaaaatatatatatttttaattttttcgaCCCCAAAAAGATCTATTTGGTACCCGACTATTACTGCCGACTGAAATCTTCAACCGgcattcagccggcagtgataacccctttacTGCTGTCCCCGGACAGATAGTGATAGTCGGAGAGCATCACTGCTCGTTGACCACTGTCGGCTAAACCTATTTATAGGCTGACAGTGAAAGGGctttatatatagagagagagagagagattgactTGCAACTTTCCATAAGATTGCTTCATGGGTATATCATGAATAAATTCGGAGCTAAAGAATGCACTTTCGCTCATTTGCTTTTGAGTTGGATTGTGGAACATACTGAAAAGGGAGGTCTCCGGACAGAAAAGTCTGGGTGAAGATGAAAAATA includes:
- the LOC133930697 gene encoding LEAF RUST 10 DISEASE-RESISTANCE LOCUS RECEPTOR-LIKE PROTEIN KINASE-like 2.1, yielding MNHNPIETCQCVIIYRKSWHSSNTYSSSCGHPAFQILCSDDGSVAALRSSAIHVLGIDYANNSFIVSHTRVSAVNGVCRTDFNMSSSIALSPFTISRRNRALCFLYNCNGTEPHGRGYVNVTSNCSTPIFAYLGGSYYWDSPPPIATGRCSYTYMPVLRAEAAVMTAASYTRLLKDGFVLEWETDTIGNCAACIATGGECRYDNDAVAFACLCPDGRLRARAGSTCAGESICIMRRGVHAQLRR